In one Sphingomonas sp. S1-29 genomic region, the following are encoded:
- a CDS encoding enoyl-CoA hydratase/isomerase family protein: MIAISTTDHIATLTLDRSAARNALRIADWDALAAAIRDLPLTVRALVLHGGASFCAGADLRELETLRDDSAMRPRFRIAMATAIEALAACPVPVIAGIAGGCYGAGVALAIAADIRIAAPDATFATTPARLGIGYPATDVARLASRIGQGHAARLLFSAQPIPADEALRIGLVEQLADDPIAAAHAIAATIADNAPAAVRLLKRVLRHPDEAGHDAAFEARFGTAAFTEGLTAFAGKRKPDFP, translated from the coding sequence ATGATCGCGATCTCGACCACCGACCATATCGCGACGCTGACGCTCGATCGCTCTGCGGCGCGCAACGCGCTGCGGATCGCCGATTGGGACGCGCTCGCCGCCGCGATCCGCGACCTGCCGCTCACCGTCCGCGCGCTGGTGCTCCATGGCGGGGCCAGCTTCTGCGCTGGCGCCGACCTGCGCGAACTCGAGACGCTGCGCGACGACAGCGCGATGCGCCCGCGTTTCCGGATCGCGATGGCGACCGCGATCGAGGCGCTGGCGGCTTGCCCGGTGCCGGTGATCGCGGGCATTGCGGGCGGATGCTACGGCGCCGGGGTCGCGCTGGCGATCGCCGCCGATATCCGCATCGCCGCCCCCGATGCCACCTTCGCCACCACCCCCGCACGGCTCGGGATCGGCTATCCCGCGACCGACGTCGCGCGGCTGGCGTCGCGGATCGGCCAAGGCCATGCCGCGCGGCTGCTATTCTCGGCGCAACCGATCCCCGCCGACGAAGCGCTGCGGATCGGCTTGGTCGAGCAGCTCGCCGACGATCCGATCGCCGCCGCGCACGCGATCGCCGCGACGATCGCCGACAACGCCCCCGCCGCGGTCCGGCTGCTCAAGCGCGTGCTCCGCCACCCCGACGAGGCAGGGCACGACGCCGCGTTCGAGGCGCGCTTCGGCACCGCCGCCTTCACCGAGG
- a CDS encoding 4-(cytidine 5'-diphospho)-2-C-methyl-D-erythritol kinase encodes MIVEAAPAKLNLALHVRARRPDGYHELETLFAFVADGDVVTIDPGGAPGLTLTGPFAAGLSGEGDNLVLRAERLFRARVVDRPPMAILLDKRLPVASGIGGGSADAAATLRALARLEGVAIDDPRLFDCAEALGSDVPACLLGRTALGRGRGEVLLPLDGLAALPALLINPGVAVSTAAVFARWDGIDRGPIGQGDPLAAALAGRNDLEPPALALAPVIAEILALLAAQPGVRLARMSGSGATCFALFDTADQRAAAAARMRAACPWWCLETVLAGQPGVPSRDQAAA; translated from the coding sequence ATGATTGTCGAAGCCGCCCCCGCCAAGCTCAATCTCGCGCTCCACGTCCGCGCACGGCGGCCCGACGGCTATCACGAGCTCGAGACATTGTTCGCTTTCGTCGCCGATGGCGATGTCGTGACGATCGACCCCGGCGGCGCGCCGGGGCTGACGCTGACCGGCCCCTTCGCCGCGGGCCTGTCGGGCGAGGGCGACAATCTGGTGCTGCGCGCCGAACGGCTGTTCCGCGCGCGTGTCGTCGATCGCCCACCGATGGCGATACTGCTCGACAAGCGGTTGCCCGTGGCGTCGGGGATCGGCGGCGGCTCGGCCGATGCCGCCGCCACCCTGCGCGCGCTGGCGCGGCTTGAGGGGGTAGCCATCGACGATCCGCGGCTGTTCGACTGCGCCGAGGCGCTGGGGTCCGACGTGCCCGCCTGTTTGCTCGGCAGAACCGCGCTCGGGCGCGGGCGCGGCGAGGTGCTGCTGCCGCTCGATGGGCTGGCGGCGCTGCCCGCGTTGCTGATCAATCCCGGCGTCGCGGTGTCGACCGCGGCGGTGTTCGCGCGCTGGGACGGGATCGATCGCGGGCCGATCGGGCAGGGCGATCCGCTCGCCGCGGCGCTTGCCGGGCGCAACGATCTCGAGCCGCCCGCGCTCGCGCTCGCGCCGGTGATTGCCGAGATACTGGCGTTGCTTGCCGCGCAGCCGGGGGTCCGGCTGGCGCGGATGTCGGGGTCGGGGGCGACGTGCTTCGCGCTGTTCGATACCGCCGATCAGCGCGCCGCCGCCGCCGCGCGGATGCGCGCCGCGTGCCCCTGGTGGTGTCTCGAAACGGTGCTCGCGGGACAGCCTGGCGTACCAAGCCGGGACCAGGCCGCCGCATGA
- a CDS encoding tetratricopeptide repeat protein: MGIAGAAIAAMLVVSPALAANDPPTGASLAAYVRARAAAADGAADIAARGYAIALADDPGNEVIAIRAFREGIAVGDLDLARRALAVLERSNVAPADTVMLRYADRVRARDWPGARAAAAQVAQGPLDFVGPVLLAWVAFEEGAADPAAELAAAEANVISRRYAAENRALLLIAQGDYAQAADALSALLGNDQASLDLRLNAAQLFQGKRQGKLARELLGGNDPVLVAQRSSLGRGAKAGAAFGASRLFTRLAADLGRDEASPLSILLGRTALLLDPTDDRARLLLADTLSQQGAGTRALALLDSIGAKSAFASVAQAARVTVLTRMEDEAGALAAAKALADAPGATVTEAQSYGDLLVDQNRFDDAAAAYATAMARAGEGADWVLNLQRGGALEQAGRWDEALPFLRRAVELAPQEPVALNYLGYAQVERGENLAEGQKLLEQARALRPDDPSITDSLGWAYVQRGQWDKGLPLLEQAAAAEPGDVTINEHLGDAYWRTGRRYEARYAWRAAAVHAEGDDAKRLAGKLADGLAPVTAAR, from the coding sequence GTGGGAATCGCCGGCGCAGCGATCGCCGCGATGTTGGTGGTGTCGCCCGCGCTCGCCGCCAACGACCCGCCGACCGGCGCCAGCCTCGCCGCCTATGTCCGCGCGCGCGCCGCCGCCGCCGATGGCGCCGCCGACATCGCCGCGCGCGGCTATGCGATCGCGCTCGCCGACGATCCGGGCAACGAAGTCATCGCGATCCGCGCGTTTCGCGAAGGGATTGCGGTGGGCGATCTCGATCTCGCGCGCCGCGCGCTCGCGGTGCTCGAACGCTCGAACGTCGCGCCCGCCGATACGGTGATGCTGCGCTATGCCGATCGGGTGCGCGCGCGCGACTGGCCGGGCGCGCGCGCCGCCGCCGCGCAAGTGGCGCAAGGCCCGCTCGATTTCGTCGGCCCGGTGCTGCTCGCCTGGGTGGCGTTCGAGGAAGGCGCCGCCGACCCCGCTGCCGAGCTCGCCGCCGCCGAAGCCAATGTCATTTCGCGCCGCTACGCCGCCGAAAACCGCGCGCTGCTGCTGATCGCGCAAGGTGACTATGCACAGGCCGCCGACGCGCTCAGCGCATTGCTCGGCAACGACCAGGCCAGCCTCGACCTGCGGCTGAACGCCGCGCAGCTGTTCCAGGGCAAGCGCCAGGGCAAGCTCGCGCGCGAACTGCTGGGCGGCAATGATCCGGTGCTGGTGGCGCAGCGATCGTCGCTCGGGCGCGGCGCCAAGGCGGGGGCGGCGTTCGGTGCCTCGCGGCTGTTTACCCGGCTTGCCGCCGACCTGGGGCGCGACGAAGCCTCGCCGCTGTCGATCCTGCTCGGCCGCACCGCGCTGCTGCTCGATCCGACCGACGATCGCGCGCGGTTGCTGCTCGCCGACACGCTGTCGCAGCAGGGGGCGGGGACCCGAGCGCTCGCGCTGCTCGATTCGATCGGCGCCAAAAGCGCGTTCGCCAGCGTCGCGCAGGCGGCGCGCGTGACGGTGCTGACGCGGATGGAGGACGAGGCGGGGGCGCTCGCCGCAGCCAAGGCGCTCGCCGACGCACCCGGCGCAACGGTGACCGAGGCGCAATCCTATGGCGATCTGCTGGTCGACCAGAACCGCTTCGACGATGCCGCCGCGGCTTATGCGACGGCAATGGCGCGCGCGGGCGAGGGGGCCGATTGGGTGCTCAACCTCCAGCGCGGCGGCGCGCTCGAACAGGCGGGGCGCTGGGACGAGGCGCTGCCCTTTCTTCGCCGCGCGGTCGAGCTCGCGCCGCAGGAGCCGGTGGCGCTTAATTATCTCGGCTATGCGCAGGTCGAACGCGGCGAGAATCTGGCCGAGGGGCAGAAGCTGCTCGAACAGGCGCGGGCGCTGCGCCCCGATGACCCGTCGATCACCGATTCGCTCGGCTGGGCCTATGTCCAGCGCGGCCAATGGGACAAGGGATTGCCGCTGCTCGAACAGGCCGCCGCCGCCGAGCCCGGCGATGTCACGATCAACGAGCATCTGGGCGATGCCTATTGGCGCACCGGCCGGCGCTACGAGGCGCGCTATGCCTGGCGCGCCGCCGCGGTCCATGCCGAGGGCGACGATGCCAAGCGGCTCGCGGGCAAGCTCGCCGACGGGCTTGCCCCGGTGACCGCGGCGCGCTGA